A region of Candidatus Stygibacter australis DNA encodes the following proteins:
- a CDS encoding right-handed parallel beta-helix repeat-containing protein, translating to MKYLLTFFLFINVLTLLATEVSGIQTGTWTLEDSPFVVIGEVQIPAGEELTIEPGVTVQFWGEWSITAEGMLNAQGTETDSIYFDRYPTYSGYWDELRLEQETGDGYELAYCYIRGANNGVNSIDAPLHIHNSHLDGNMTGIHLFAIGNPDPPDVLIEDCFIERSYENGIDIYENGNTTIQNCEITNNGMGTQYRGAIQINIQTNGAVCSPTIQDNYIHDNNKQGITCTDMFSAGTINVLIQNNQIIGNLTGVYFYNCGGTLLDNQIADNFIPGDMNSGAGVMCYGSLATPMITGNTITGNYTALYITNGANPYMGNAASANPLEQGMNTFQENIDANGVNNSVYVYNCSNTYTILAENNTWDSEDYDEIAITIHDGEDSPSLPIVDFDPIYAPPSTLLSGTFTYNGGYEMVNWTMYLISVNNSLDIEPFTLEYGSFELTEIPAGYYFLGLMGMSADGEIATGTYGDWRFPEVLTINESSQYTDLEIEVNDYDFQRYNYVPRVIQTGDITLYHFIEGGFYPQYQALLYQDGDYLKYWGKPQYDDNGWYIDEFTAPHSVYQKITNLAVGDTWESLRLYGEDESYIYQYTVTARDTIEYISEAHECFTTEAVHEDDMILETFVNQIGITCRLSLNENNLLGLNSQLDLDNSILPQTEPSFLPITLDYFAYYPLYEEPLNPWDLKFAWGEDDQEILLWNPPDGNALFYTYRIYANDVMIAEIPVTERQFPVPLPIEITTDFYVTGFDGTSETEPSNTITWIVPTGDDNDQVPLNITQLSQNTPNPFSPDNSRSAVTRIAFNLAEDSPTSLAIYSCRGRKIKDLVNENLSAGNHEILWDGTTENGNPAASGIYFYKLNTAHTTISRKLLLLR from the coding sequence ATGAAATATTTATTAACCTTTTTTCTCTTTATAAATGTCCTCACATTACTCGCTACGGAAGTAAGCGGTATTCAGACAGGTACCTGGACTCTAGAGGATAGTCCCTTTGTTGTAATCGGTGAAGTGCAAATTCCCGCTGGTGAAGAGCTTACTATTGAGCCGGGCGTTACCGTGCAGTTTTGGGGTGAATGGAGTATTACTGCAGAAGGTATGCTCAATGCTCAGGGTACTGAGACGGATTCCATATATTTTGACCGCTATCCCACATACAGCGGATATTGGGATGAGCTGCGTCTGGAGCAGGAAACCGGTGACGGATATGAGCTTGCCTACTGTTATATCCGCGGTGCAAATAATGGCGTGAATTCTATTGATGCCCCGCTGCATATTCATAATTCTCATCTGGATGGGAATATGACGGGCATCCATCTTTTTGCCATTGGTAACCCTGACCCTCCTGATGTATTGATAGAAGACTGCTTCATCGAGCGCAGTTATGAAAACGGTATTGATATTTATGAAAATGGCAATACCACCATTCAGAACTGCGAGATTACCAATAACGGCATGGGCACTCAATACCGCGGTGCTATTCAGATCAATATCCAAACTAATGGAGCTGTCTGTTCACCCACGATCCAGGATAATTATATTCATGATAATAATAAGCAGGGTATCACCTGCACTGATATGTTCTCAGCCGGCACGATCAATGTCCTTATCCAGAATAATCAGATCATCGGCAATCTCACCGGAGTTTATTTCTATAATTGCGGTGGCACTCTGCTCGATAACCAGATAGCTGATAATTTTATCCCAGGCGACATGAATAGTGGTGCTGGCGTAATGTGCTATGGCTCCCTTGCCACACCAATGATCACGGGGAATACTATCACGGGTAATTATACTGCCCTTTATATCACAAATGGTGCCAATCCCTATATGGGTAATGCCGCCAGTGCAAATCCTCTGGAACAGGGCATGAATACTTTCCAGGAAAATATCGATGCGAATGGCGTAAATAACTCAGTCTATGTGTATAACTGCTCCAATACTTATACAATATTGGCAGAAAACAATACCTGGGATTCAGAAGATTATGATGAAATTGCCATTACTATCCATGATGGCGAAGACAGCCCTTCTCTACCGATAGTAGATTTTGACCCCATTTATGCTCCACCTTCAACTCTACTTTCAGGAACTTTCACCTATAACGGGGGCTATGAAATGGTCAATTGGACTATGTATTTGATCAGTGTTAATAACAGCTTGGATATCGAACCATTTACCCTTGAATATGGCAGCTTTGAATTAACCGAAATTCCCGCTGGATACTATTTTCTTGGTCTCATGGGTATGAGTGCTGATGGTGAGATTGCTACTGGAACCTATGGTGACTGGCGCTTTCCGGAAGTACTCACAATCAATGAATCAAGCCAGTACACTGACTTGGAAATAGAGGTTAATGACTATGATTTTCAGCGCTATAATTATGTTCCGCGAGTAATCCAGACAGGAGATATCACTCTATATCATTTTATCGAAGGAGGATTTTATCCCCAATACCAGGCACTGTTATATCAAGATGGAGATTATCTGAAATACTGGGGCAAACCGCAATACGACGATAATGGCTGGTATATAGATGAATTTACCGCTCCACATTCAGTATATCAAAAGATCACTAATCTTGCTGTTGGTGATACCTGGGAATCATTAAGATTATATGGTGAAGATGAATCTTATATCTATCAATATACTGTAACGGCAAGGGATACTATTGAATATATATCAGAAGCTCATGAATGTTTTACAACTGAAGCTGTTCATGAAGATGACATGATCTTAGAAACCTTTGTCAACCAGATAGGCATTACATGCAGGCTTAGTTTAAATGAAAATAATCTATTAGGACTAAATAGTCAACTTGATCTGGATAACTCAATCTTGCCCCAGACTGAGCCTTCCTTTCTGCCAATAACACTGGATTATTTCGCTTACTACCCTTTGTATGAAGAACCATTAAATCCCTGGGACCTGAAATTTGCCTGGGGTGAAGATGATCAGGAAATTCTGCTCTGGAACCCTCCTGATGGTAATGCCCTATTCTATACTTACCGCATTTATGCTAATGACGTTATGATTGCTGAAATACCTGTCACAGAAAGACAATTTCCTGTTCCGTTGCCTATAGAAATAACCACTGATTTCTATGTGACCGGATTTGACGGCACCAGCGAAACTGAGCCTTCAAATACTATCACCTGGATTGTGCCCACTGGCGATGATAATGACCAGGTTCCCTTGAATATTACCCAGCTTAGTCAAAACACCCCTAATCCCTTCTCCCCTGATAACTCCCGCTCAGCAGTTACCCGCATAGCATTCAATCTGGCAGAAGATTCCCCAACTTCACTTGCCATCTATAGCTGCCGCGGCAGAAAGATCAAAGATCTGGTTAATGAAAACTTATCAGCAGGAAATCACGAAATTCTCTGGGACGGCACCACAGAAAATGGTAATCCTGCAGCATCAGGCATCTATTTCTATAAACTGAATACTGCCCACACCACAATTTCCCGCAAGCTGCTGCTCCTTCGCTAA